A DNA window from Parus major isolate Abel chromosome 9, Parus_major1.1, whole genome shotgun sequence contains the following coding sequences:
- the WDR53 gene encoding WD repeat-containing protein 53: MAVKWNGGHSSSVLCLTVSAEGLVASGAERGELALWDGGGSPVAQLRLPQAEDVTSVVFSARRPSTLYTSHGESISVLDVRSLREPLQRFHVNEEEINCLALNDTDGFLAAADDSGAIKVVDLESEKVSRSLKHSNICSSVAFRPQRPQSLVSCGLDMQVMLWNLQKARPLWTMNLQDCDMEEESLQSAGQFFNPPLAHSLSIASCGNIFGCGAQDGKVRIFRVTGVRFERELEFQAHSLGVSQVLFMPEVYWLFSGGNDGKVLLWDISSNIGKQQKSPAKSLHRRKAQAAASSRKDGKLNKVASNEHPGVVPKLSIEHGEKVNWLLCAEIKGSRRVLVADRTSSVSAYPMPES; encoded by the exons ATGGCAGTGAAGTGGAATGGTGGCCATTCCTCCTCTGTCCTGTGCCTGACCGTGAGCGCGGAAGGGCTGGTGGCCTCCGGCGCGGAGCGGGGCGAGCTGGCGCTCTGGGATGGGGGAGGCTCGCCCGTGGCTCAGCTGCGGCTCCCGCAGGCCGAGGATGTGACCTCGGTGGTGTTCTCAGCCCGCCGCCCCAGCACGCTGTACACCTCCCACGGAGAAAGCATCAGCGTGCTGGATGTGCGCTCCCTCCGGGAGCCCCTGCAGCGCTTCCACGTGAACGAGGAGGAGATCAACTGCCTCGCACTCAACGACACCGACGGCTTCCTGGCTGCTGCGGATGACTCGGGCGCGATAAAGGTTGTGGACTTGGAAAGCGAGAAAGTCAGCCGGTCCTTGAAACACTCCAACATCTGCTCGTCTGTCGCCTTCCGACCTCAGCGGCCTCAAAGCCTGGTTTCCTGTGGACTGGACATGCAG gtgATGCTGTGGAACCTACAGAAAGCTCGTCCCTTGTGGACCATGAACCTGCAGGATTGTGACATGGAGGAAGAGAGCCTGCAGTCAGCTGGGCAGTTCTTCAACCCGCCGCTCGCACATTCCCTGTCCATCGCCTCTTGCGGCAACATCTTTGGCTGTGGAGCTCAGGACGGTAAAGTCAGAATATTCCGAGTCACCGGTGTCAGGTTTGAACGTGAGCTGGAGTTCCAGGCTCACAGCTTGGGAGTCTCACAGGTGCTCTTTATGCCAGAGGTGTACTGGTTGTTTTCTGGAGGAAATGACGGGAAAGTCTTGTTGTGGGATATCAGCAGCAACATCgggaaacagcagaaaagtcCAGCAAAATCTCTGCACAGGAGGAAGGCCCaagcagctgcttccagcagaaAAGATGGGAAGCTTAACAAAGTGGCCTCAAATGAACACCCTGGAGTTGTGCCAAAGCTCAGCATTGAGCATGGGGAGAAGGTGAACTGGCTCTTGTGTGCAGAGATCAAAGGCTCCAGGAGAGTGTTGGTTGCTGACCGGACCAGCTCTGTATCAGCCTATCCAATGCCAGAATCTTAA
- the FBXO45 gene encoding F-box/SPRY domain-containing protein 1, with amino-acid sequence MAAGPGPGPGPGAAAASWGGPGWRLPGRVLELVFSYLELRELRSCALVCKLWHRVLHGDENSEVWRSLAARCLAEEALRTDILCNVPTYKGKVRAFHHAFSTNDCSRNVYIKKNGFTLHRNPIAQSTDGARTKIGFSEGRHAWEVWWEGPLGTVAVIGIATKRAAMQCQGYVALLGSDDQSWGWNLVDNNLLHNGEVNGSFPQCNNAPKYQIGERIRVILDMEDKTLAFERGYEFLGVAFRGLPKVCLYPAVSAVYGNTEVTLVYLGKPLDG; translated from the exons ATggcggcggggcccggccccgggcccggccccggggcGGCCGCGGCGTCTTGGGGAGGGCCGGGCTGGCGGCTGCCGGGGCGGGTTCTGGAGCTGGTGTTCTCGTACCTGGAGCTGCGGGAGCTGCGGAGCTGCGCGCTGGTCTGCAAGCTGTGGCACCGCGTCCTGCACGGCGACGAGAACAGCGAGGTGTGGCGCAGCCTGGCCGCCCGCTGCCTGGCCGAGGAGGCCCTGCGTACCGACATCCTCTGCAACGTGCCCACCTACAAGGGCAAG GTCCGTGCCTTCCACCACGCCTTCAGCACCAACGACTGCTCGAGGAACGTGTACATCAAGAAGAACGGCTTCACGCTGCACCGCAACCCCATCGCACAGAGCACGGACGGGGCGCGCACCAAGATCGGCTTCAGTGAGGGCCGGCACGCCTGGGAGGTGTGGTGGGAGGGCCCGCTGGGCACCGTGGCCGTCATCGGCATCGCCACCAAGCGCGCGGCCATGCAGTGCCAGGGCTACGTGGCCCTGCTGGGCAGCGACGACCAGAGTTGGGGCTGGAACCTGGTGGACAATAACTTGCTGCATAACGGGGAGGTGAACGGCAGCTTCCCCCAGTGCAATAACGCGCCCAAATACCAg ATAGGTGAAAGGATTCGAGTTATCCTGGACATGGAAGACAAAACATTAGCGTTTGAGAGAGGCTATGAGTTCTTGGGAGTTGCCTTCAGAGGACTGCCAAAAGTTTGCCTGTATCCAGCAGTGTCTGCTGTGTATGGTAACACAGAAGTGACTTTGGTCTACCTGGGAAAGCCTCTGGATGGATGA